The Microbulbifer sp. YPW1 genome contains the following window.
TCCGATCCTGCCGCCGATTGCCCACGCGCACGAGGAGCCCGCGCCCGCGCAGCAGGAGCACGTGCTGGTCTACCTGCCGTTCGAGCACGCGCAACCGCTGTTGCAACAGCTGGCGCAGGTACCGCAGCGGTTTATCGTGTACGGACTGCCCACCGACCTGCCAAAAGCGGAAAATATCACGCTCAAAGCCCCGTCCGTGGACGGCTTCCGCCACGACGTGGCCACCGCCAGAGCCGTGATCTGCAACAGCGGCTTCGAGCTGATCGCCGAGACCCTGACCCTAGGCAAGCCGATACTGACGCGTCCACTCAAGGGACAGTTTGAACAGGAAGCCAACGCCCTGGCGCTGGAAGAATTACAGCTCGCCACTGTGGTGCCCCAGTTCGATGCCGCGGCAATCGGTCACTGGCTGGAGAAACACCCTGTGGGCGTGCGGATCTGCTGGCCGGACGTGGCCGGCGCGATTGTCTACTGGGTGGCCAATGGGCGCCGCAACAGCCCTCAGGAGCTTACCGAAAGCTTGTGGGAGGCCGTCATTCCCGGCAACGCGGCCACGGCTTCTTCGGGGTCGCAAAGCCCCCGGACCACGGGGCGAACGGAGGCCATACGGGATATCAAGGGTAGCGAAAGCACGTGAACCGGCGCCATGGATTAGTCCCAGATAGCCCTGCCACCAACAGATGCCAGTAGCCATTACCTGCAATGTCATTGCCCGTTTTTACACCACTCCATAATCTGGCCTGAGCGACAGTAATTGATGATTGCGAAGGATGTAGTGAAGATGAGCGAGCAACTGCTGAACGACCGGGATATCGAATTCCTGCTGTACGAATTTCTCGATACCGAAGCGCTGCTGCAACGCCCGCGCTACAGTGAGCACTCCCGGGAGGTGTTCAACGCGACCCTGGAAACCGCGCAGACCATCGCCAGGAAGTATTTCGCCGATCACTACACCAAGGGCGACGCTAACGAACCCACGTTTGATGGCGAAAAGGTCACCCTGATCGAAGAGACCCGCAGGGCATGGGACGCCTTTGCCGAAGCCGGATTTCTCGCCGCCCACTATGATTTCGACGAGGGCGGCATGCAGTTGCCGGAAGTGATCCTGCGCACGGCAATGGCCCATATCAACGCGGCAAATGTCGGCACCGCGGCCTACCCGTTCCTTACCCTGGGCGCCGCCAATCTGGTGCGCAGCTTCGCCAGTGAACAATTGCGGGACACCTACCTGCCACCGATGATGGATGGCCGCTACGCCGGCACCATGGCGCTGACCGAGCCGGACCAGGGCTCGGCGCTCGGAGACATCTGCACTACCGCCACCCCCTCCGACGACGGCAGTTACCGGCTGCGCGGCCAGAAGATGTTTATTTCCGGTGGCGACCAGTCGATCACCGATAACATCGTGCATATGGTTCTGGCGCGCATCAAGGATGCTCCGCCCGGAGTAAAAGGTATCTCACTGTTCCTGGTGCCCAAGCTCATACCCGGCGCAGACGGCCAGCCGGATACCCGCAACGATGTAAAACTCGCCGGCCTGCTGCATAAGATGGGCTACCGCAACACCACTTCCACAGTATTGAATTTCGGCGAAGCATCGGATGGCGCGGTGGGCTATCTGGTGGGAGAACCCCACCGCGGATTGCACTACATGTTCCAGATGATGAACGAAGCCCGTATCGGCGTCGGCAGCGGTGCGGCAGTACTGGGTTACCGCGGTTACCTGCACGCCCTGCAATACGCCAGGGAACGTCCCCAGGGACGTATGCCG
Protein-coding sequences here:
- a CDS encoding MJ1255/VC2487 family glycosyltransferase — encoded protein: MKILYGVQGTGNGHLSRARAMAEAFRQFPDLEVQWLFSGRPPEKFFAMEAFGNYWWREGLTFVHKEGKIDQFATGRQLNLSRLLKDIRELPVQDFDLVISDFEPVTAWAAKKRKHPSLGLGHQYAFSFSIPTPSFGWAARAIMKMFAPVQVSLGMHWHHFGHPILPPIAHAHEEPAPAQQEHVLVYLPFEHAQPLLQQLAQVPQRFIVYGLPTDLPKAENITLKAPSVDGFRHDVATARAVICNSGFELIAETLTLGKPILTRPLKGQFEQEANALALEELQLATVVPQFDAAAIGHWLEKHPVGVRICWPDVAGAIVYWVANGRRNSPQELTESLWEAVIPGNAATASSGSQSPRTTGRTEAIRDIKGSEST
- a CDS encoding acyl-CoA dehydrogenase; the protein is MSEQLLNDRDIEFLLYEFLDTEALLQRPRYSEHSREVFNATLETAQTIARKYFADHYTKGDANEPTFDGEKVTLIEETRRAWDAFAEAGFLAAHYDFDEGGMQLPEVILRTAMAHINAANVGTAAYPFLTLGAANLVRSFASEQLRDTYLPPMMDGRYAGTMALTEPDQGSALGDICTTATPSDDGSYRLRGQKMFISGGDQSITDNIVHMVLARIKDAPPGVKGISLFLVPKLIPGADGQPDTRNDVKLAGLLHKMGYRNTTSTVLNFGEASDGAVGYLVGEPHRGLHYMFQMMNEARIGVGSGAAVLGYRGYLHALQYARERPQGRMPSNRDPQSRQVPIIQHADVRRMLLMQKSYVEGGLALCFYASSLVEDAHSATTPVERERAAELLDLLTPIVKSWPSKYCLKANDLAIQVLGGSGYIREYPLEQLYRDNRLNPIHEGTEGIQAMDLLGRKVPAKGMAGYQILTQEIHNTLSACAGDKALQSLVDGLNSGLNQLNGISENLLLQMSADPDRGLANATLYLDVFGRVVVSWIWLRQAAIASAKLAEGSALSAEDESFYRGKLQAARFYIEWELPEITPQIALLESANSVPFDMQQEWF